In the genome of Apteryx mantelli isolate bAptMan1 chromosome 35, bAptMan1.hap1, whole genome shotgun sequence, the window CCAGCGCTCACCGCACGTCGGGGAAGTCGCGCACCAGCACGGCCACCTCCATCTGCAGCGACGGCGTGTCCTCGAGCaccagcagctcccgcagccgcGGCACCGCCGAGTCCAGCCAGGGCGACGCCGAGTCCTGCGGGCGCAGCGGGGCTCAGCGCCGGGTCCCGGtggccccgacccccccccccaccagcgcCCGGTGGCACCGCCGCCGTCACCGCCCGCGAGCTCACCAGGCGCCCGAAGAGCTCGCGGAGCTGGCGGGCCTCGTCGCCCAGGCGGGCGGCCACGCGGGCCCGCATCTTGGCCGAGGTGCACACCAGGCGGGCTTGCAGCAGCGGGCGCACGTACTCGATGAGCACCCGCCGGTGCACCTCGTTCACCAGCACCTGGGTGCACAGGGTGGCGGGGAAAGGAGGGGTGGTGGTTGCATCCTGTGCATGCACTGGTTGCACCCCATGCATGCACCGGTTGCACCCCATGCAGGCGCCGGTTGCACCCCATGCAAGTGGTGGTTGCACCCCATGCATGCACCGGTTGCACCCCATGCACGCACTGGTTGCACCCCGCACACATGGTGGTTGCATCCTGTGCATGCACCAGTTGCACCCCATGCAGGCGCCGGTTGCACCCCGTGCACGTGGTGGTTGCATCCTGTGCATGCACCGGTTGCACCCCGTGCACATGGTGGTTGCACCCCATGCATGCACTGGTTGCACCCCGTGCACATGGTGGTTGCATCCTGTGCATGCACCGGTTGCACCCTGTGCCCACGCCGGGTGCCCCCCGCACCCGGCCCCACCTGGTAGGGCTCGGGACGCAGCGGGCGCAGCTTCTGGGCGAAGCTGGTGATGAGCAGCACGATGTTGTCGAAGGCCTCCGAGCTCGTCAGCCACTTGCGCTTCATCAGCTTGTGGAAGTAgggctgcggggcgggggggggcgaggcTCAGCACCCATGGGCACCGGACCCATGGCACCCATGGGCACCAAGCCCAGAGCACCCATGGGCACCAGCTCCAGGACACTGATGGACATCCACCCTGGGGCACCCATGGGCTCCATCTCTGATGCACCCATGGGCACCATCCCAGGGCACCCATGGACACTGGACCTGGGGCACCCATGGGAACCATCCTGGGGCATCCATGGGCACCGGCTCCAGGGCATCCATGGGCACCATCCCCGGGACACCCATGGGCACCATCCCAGGCCACCGCTGAGCATCACCCATGCTTGGCCCCCAGGTGAGGATGGGCACGGTGacagccctgtccctgtgccctgcCCCGGGACATTGCCGGGCACGTCCCCATCGGAGCCCGGCACccaccccggccccctgcccaccccgGCACCTTGAGGTCCTCGAAGAGGCGCTGGGTGAGGACGTGGTTGCAGAGCCGggccaccttgtccagggtgGCGTGGGCCTGCCGCCGCAGCTCCTCGCTCTCGGTGTGCCCGAACTGCGCCAGGCGCTCCACGAAGGCCCTGGGGACGGCGGCggtgggcgcggggcggcgggggggacgaGGTGCCCAGCCACCGCGGCATCCCTATGGGGCACCCTGGCATCCCCATGGGGCACCCGGCCACCGCAGCATCCCTATGGGGCACCTGGCATCCCCATGGGGCACCTGGCCACCACAGCATCCCTATGGGGCACCCTAGCATCCCCATGGGGCACCTGGCCACCACGGCATCCCTATGGGTCACCCTGGCATCCCCAATGGGCACCTGGCCACCACGACatccccatggggcacccagTCACCGCAGCATCCCCATGGGGCACCTGGCatctccatggggcacctggcCACCATGGCATCCCCAGGGAGCACCCTGGCATCCCCATGGGGCATCTGGCCACCACGGCATCCCCAGGGAGCACCCTGGCATCCCCATGGGGCACCTGGTCACCACGGCATCCCCATGGGGCACCTGGCATCCCCATGGGTCACCATGACATCGCTATGGGGCACCCTGACATCCCCATGGGGCACCCGGCCACCACGGCATCCCCATGGGGCACCCTGACATCCCCATGGGGCACCCGGCCACCACGGCATCCCCGTGGGGCACCCGGCCACCATGGCATCCCCATGGGGCACCCGGTCACCATGGCATCCCCGTGGGGCACCCTGACATCCCCATGGGGCACCCGGCCACCACGGCATCCCCGTGGGGCACCCGGCCACCATGGCATCCCCATGGGGCACCCGGTCACCATGGCATCCCCGTGGGGCACCCTGACATCCCCATGGGGCACCCGGCCACCACGGCATCCCCATGCGGCACCCTGGTATCCCCATGGGGCACCTGGCCACCACGACATCCCCATGGGGCACCTGGCCACCACGGCATCCCCATGGGGCACCTGGCATCCCCATGGGGCACCTGGCCACCACGGCATCCCCATGGGGCACCTGGCATCCCCATGGGGCACCTGGCCACCATGGCATCCCCATGGGGCACCTGGCATCCCCATGGGGCACCTGGCCACCACGACATCCCTATGGGGCACCCTGGCATCCCCATGGGGCACCTGGCCACCACGGCATCCCTATGGGGCACCTGGCCACCATGCCCTCACCTGAACGGGGGACAGCAGTTGACCAGGGCGATGGCCCTGCCGGTGGCACCGTCCATGGGGGTGGCATCGCCGGGAGCCTCCAGGAACCGTTCCACTTTGCGCTGGAAACTGCGGGGCGCCAGGCACGGCTCAGCCCCACGtccccccctgtgtccccccccaacCCAcgtcccccccacccaccccaggACCACCGTGTCCCTCCGGTGTCCTTCCAGCATCCCCATGCCCACCGGACGCTTGCCCATCTCATGCCTTCCCGCGCCCCCGCCgtgtccccaacccccccccccagccaccccgTGCCACCACCCACGTCCCCAGCGCGTCCCCGTGCCCACCTGTGCAGGAAGGCCACCAGCACGCCCAGCAGGCCGTGTGCCATCTCCATGCCGAACTCGGGGGTGATCTGGGGTGCCCGCTCCACGTGCGCCCGCAGCAGCTGGGGGGTCCCGGCGCGGCTCAGTGCCGAGGGGGGGACGGCCACCAACCGGCGTCCCATGGGATGCCCAGCCACCACCCAGCATCACCTCGAGGTACCTGACCATTCTGGCATCCCCATGGGGCACCTGGCCACCACGGCATCCCCATGGGCCACCCCAGCATCCCTATGGGGCACCTGGTCACCACCTGGCATCACCCCAAGGTACCCAGCCACCGCAGCATCCCTATGGGGCACCCTGGCATCCCCATGGGGCACCTGGCCACCATGGCATCCCTATGGGGCACCTGGCCACCCTGGCATCCCCATGGGCCACCTGGCCACCATGGCATCCCCATGGGCCACCCTGGGATCCCCTGGGCCACCCTGGCATCACCCCAGAGCATCCAGCCACCCCGAACTCCCCAAAGGGGGGATCCAGGACATCTCCTCGGGGGTCCAAGAGaagggcagcgccgtggggcgcTGTGTCCCCAGGGGACGGGGACAGCAGGGCGGGTGCCCAGGGGTGGCCCCCGACGCGGTGCCCAGCGCGGCCGTACCCCGATGACGCGGGTGGCCAGGCCCTCCTCGAGCTCGTCGCTGGTGGCCTCCTCGGCCCACGTGTCCTCgctgagctgcagctcctgcgtcaTGGCCACCTCCACCTTCGCCTGGGGGGGACACGACACCAGTCACGGTGCCCGTCCCCATGCCCACCGTGGTGCCCATCCCCATGCCCACCACAGGCTCGTCCCCATGCTCTCCACGTGCCCACCTGTCACATGCGTGTCTCAGGGTCCAGGGCCCATCACGTGCCCATCCTGGTCCTATCATGCCCCCATCCCAGCGCCTGTCCTGGTCCCGATCCCAGTGCCCATCCAGGTCTCCATCCCAGTGCCCATCCTGGTCCCATCATGCCCCCATCCCAGTGCCTGTCCCAGTGCCCGTCCCAGTGTCCATCCTGGTCCCATCATGCCCCCATCCCAGTGCCCATCCCAGTGTTCATCCCAGTTCCATCATGCCCCCATCCCAGTGCCCATCCTGGTGTCCATCCTGTCCTCATCGTGCCCCCATCCCAGTGCCCATCCCAGTCCCATCATGTCCCCGTCCCAGTGCCCATCCCAGTGTTCATCCCAGTTCCATCATGCCCCCATCCCAGTGCCCATCCTGGTGTCCATCCTGTCCTCATCGTGCCCCCATCCCAGTGCCCATCCCAGTCCCATCATGTCCCCGTCCCAGTGCCCATCCTGGTGCACATCCCAGTCCCATCGTGCCCCCATCCCAGTGCCCATCCCGGTGCCCATCCCGTCCCCATTGtgccccggtgccggtgccggtggcggCGTGGTGCCCACCTTCACGGCGGCGATGCAGGAGCTCTCGAGGCCCCGCTGGGTCTCGGGGTCCAGGAGGGGCCCCAGGTCCTGCGCCTGCAGCAGGGCCCCCACCTCGGGGTCCCCCAGCACCTCCCTGCGGGCACGCGCCCATCAGCGCCCGCCGGGGGCACCGCGGGGCACCGGCTGGGACAGGGGGTGCCAAGGGGTGGCACTGGGTGACAGGGGGTGCCCAGGGGTGCCGTGGGATGCCACCATGAAGAAGGGGATGTCACCAGGTGCCAccatgcagcagggcagtgccaTGGGGATGCCACCATGCAGCAGGAGGATGTCTCCCAGCACCACCATGCGGCAGAAGGACATCACGGGGTGCCACCATGCAGCAGGGTGATGCCGGGGGGATGCCACCATGCAGCAGGAGGATGTCTCCCAGCACCACCATGCAGCAGAAGGACATCATGGGGTGCCACCATGCAGCAGGGTGATGCCGGGGGGATGCCACCATGCAGCAGGGGGATGTCTCCCAGCACCACCATGCAGCAGAAGGACATCACGGGGTGCCACCATGCAGCAGGGCGGTGCCATGGGGatgccaccaggcagcagaaggcACCACCATGCAGCCGAGAGATGCCACCATGCAGCAGAGGGATGCCACCCAGGTGCCACCGTGCATCGGGGGGGGGCCGTGCCCTCACCTGGGGTAGCCGTTGGCGTGCCAGTCGAGCAGGGCGTAGAGGTCCGGGGTGGGCAGGGGCCGGTGGGTCAGGGCGGCCAGCTGCTGGGCCAGCGCCCGGTGGTAGGCGCGGGCGTAGACGGCCAGGGCGCCGAAGTCCCCCGGGTAGGCGGGCGCCACGTGCCGCCGCACGGTCCCCATGTCCCCCGCCAGGCGGGCGCCCAGGGCGGTCAGGCGAGCCGGCAAGGTGCCCGGCGTCCCCGAAGCCACGGCGGCCAGGCGCTCGCCGGCCGCCCGTCCCACGGCTTCCTGCCAGCGGCGGCGGAGGTGGCCGCGGGGACaagccggggcgggcggcgggcggtcGTGGTGGCGGCGGCGTtcggcctcctcctcctgctgcagcaccCGCACGGCCCCGCGCAGCGGCGGGTAGGGGCGGCCGGCGGGCACCGCCTCGGCCACCACCGCCCACAGCTGGGCCAGCAGCGCCTCGTAGAGCAGGGCCACGTCCCGCGCCTGGCGTCCCCCGCTGCCACCATCACCACCGTcacccctcgccgccgccgccgccgggccggcgcACTCGGCTTCCAGCGCGATGATCTGCTCGTCGGCCGCCACCAGCTCCCGCCGCTGGATCAGCTCCAGGATCTCCAGCACTAGCGTGGAGGCGCCCAAGGTTGCTTGGTGGCACCTAGGGGTGCTTCGAGGcatggggggtggggtgggggggtcgcTGCCCCAATgtggcccccgcgccgccctcgtCTGGTGTCCCCGGGTCCCACGGTGCCTGTCGCCGTTGACCTGCTGCGTCCTCCCACGTCCCCGTGGTTCTCCCACCTATGTGTCCCCGTGGCCACCCATGGCCCCCCATGGTCCCCATCTCCATGTCctcacgtccccatgtcccccatccccatgtcccatgacccccatccccatgtctcTATGTTCCCATGTCCTAtgctccccatccccatgtcccatgtcctccatgtctccatgtccccatgtccccatgtcccacgtcctccatgtccccatgtcccatgtcctccatgtccccatgttcccatgtcctccatccccatccccatgtcctccatctccccatgtcccatgtccccatgtcccccatcctcacatccccatgtcccccatccccatgtcctccgtctccatgtccccatgttcccATATTCCCATGTTCCCATGTCCTCCATCTCCCCATGTCCCCCgttcccatgtccccatgtcccatatCCCCCATGAcccatgtcccccatccccatgtcaaccatccccatgtccccatgtcccacgtccccatgtccctatgTCCCCCATCCTCACATCTCCATGTCTcccatccccatgtcctccatctccccatgtccccatgtcccatatCCCCCATGAcccatgtcccccatccccatgtcaaCCATCTGCATGTCCCCATCTCCCCATGTCCCATGCCCCCATGACCCATGTcctccatccccatgtccccacgtctccatgtcccccatccccacgctcctgtgtccccatgtcccccatccccatgttCTCCATCCCCATGTcaaccatccccatgtccccatgccatgACCCGTGTcctccatccccatgtccccatgtccccatgtccccacgtccccatgtccccacgtccccacgtcccgtgtccccccgtgtccctccatgtccccccgtcCCTGCTCACCCGACAGCGgctccccggccctgccgcgtCCCTCCTGCCGCCGCCCCCCGTCTCCGCCGTCCCCGTCTCCTCCGTCCCCACCGTccccatcgccgccgccgccactgccgtggggctgggagcCGCCGGGGCGCTCGGCCAGCGAGGAGCGCCAGGGACGGGAGCCCAGCGCCAGGCGCAGCAGGGGACCCCGCTTGCCCGCCGGCCGCTcgccccccgccaccgccgccgccgccgctgccgtcgcctccgcgccgcctccgcgccgcccgggcAGCCGCCGCAGCAGCCCCGCGTCCTCGgagcgccgccgcagcccccgcgcccgcccgccctccgTGCCGTCCCCGCCGGCCTTGgcccccgccgggcgccgggcccggccgaaGGGCGCCAACCCCACCAGCCGCTCCAGCGTGGCCCGACGCCGGTAGCGGCTCTCGGGGCTGGAGGCGAAGGGGTCGCCGGcgccgctctcctcctcctcctccttggacGCTTTCTTCAGCAGAGGCATGGCCTGCGGGGTGGCCGCGCCGTCAGGGCGCCCACCGGGAGCACGTGCACCCCTTGGGAGGGTGCAAACCCCCTTGGGAGCGTGCAAAACCCCCTTGGGAGGGTGCAAAACCCCTTGGGAGGGTGCAAAACTCCTTGGGAGGGTGCAAAACCCCTTGTGAGTGTGCAAAACCCCTTGGGAGCGTGCACAACTCTCCATGCACATCCCGGGAGCATGCAAACACCTTGTGAGCATGCAAACTCCTTGTGAGTGTGCAAAACTCCTTGGGAGCATGCAAAACCCCCTTGGGAGGGTGCAAAACTCCTTGGGAGCGTGCACACCTCTCCATGCACGTCCTGGGAGCATGCAAACCCCTTGTGAGTGTGCAAAACTCCTTGGGAGCATGCAAAACCCCCTTGGGAGGGTGCAAAACTCCTTGGGAGCGTGCacacctctccctgcacaccCCCTGGAGTGTGCAAACCCCACCGTGCGCACGTAGGGAGCATGCAAACCCCCTTCTGAGCGTGCAAAACCCCTTGGGAGTGTGCACAACCCCTCGGGAGTGTGCGCACCGCTCCACGCACAACCCGTGACCGTGCAAACCCCCGGGACCATGCACACCCCACCGTGCACACCCCACGGCCATGCAAGTCCCCTTGTGAACAGGCAACCTCCCTGCGAgcgtgcaaccccccccccccccgagagcaTGCACACCTCTCCGTGCACGCCCGGCAGGCGTGCAAACCCCTTGGGAGTGTGCGTCCTGTGCGGGTGCTCGCAGCgctgggggaaactgaggccccggggcaggggggacccaggcgtccgggcgctccgGCCCGGGCTCCGGGCAGACGTAAGAGCCGCAAGGAAATCGCCACCGGGCCGGGAAGGAAACGGCTCTGGTCCCCCCGGGGCAGCGGCATGGAggtggcacccggacgcctgggtccccccaggcTGGCAAGAGGTTTGGGGTCTATagggcagcccggacgcctgggtcccatcccggaggaggtggctggatggggcacccggacgcctggtcCCATCCCGGGGGAGGTGGCTGGCCGGGGTGCCAGGGGTCCCATCCCGGGGGATGGTTGGCGAGGGTGGGCGGGTGgcgcgcccggacgccggggccccgcgggggcctTACCGTGGCAGCGTGCGGTGGCAGCGGGGTGGCAGCGGGacggcagcggtggcggcggtggcggtggtggcggtggccGGCCGGGGGGTTTCCTGAGGAagcgcctccccgcgccgcggcctccCACCCGGGGCAGGGTCAGCCCCGGTTCCGCTGCGCCGTCAccacggggcgggggggacaagggggggggggacactgctgccaccaccaccaccggagTCTGGATGGCCACCACCAGCACGGGGACGTGGATGGGGACGGGACCCCCCAGGATGACATGGGGACAGGACCCTCAACACGGCCTGGCACAAGCACCCAGGACTCCCCCACGCCGGGACGGTGCAACACACGTGTACCCAGGACCCAGCACATGCGTGTGCACCGTGGGTCGCACACACTtgtgcatgcacacgcgtgtgtgcAGGCGCTCgtgcatgcacgtgcatgctgCAGCGGGTGCAggcgtgtgcacacgcgtgtcccctccgtgtcccGGGCCCACGCGTGTACCCTGGTGTTTGCCCCTGTCCCTGCACGGCTCCGCGTCCCCCGTGTCCCTGTCGTGTCCCCATGCTCACAcgtgtccccgcgtgtccccagggCCCCACGTGGCTCCCTGCCCCGCGCGCCCACGTGACCCACCCCCGCTTCGCCGGGCACTCAGGGGTTAACGCCCCCCCCCGAGCGGCGCCGATTGGCCACGGCGGCGGCCaatggcggcgccgcgccgcatctggccccgcccccagcaggGAGGGGCCGGACGGCCCTTGTCTCCATGCCTCGGCGCGGCCAATGGgaaggagccgcggccgcgcccggccgccgcagGAGAGCGCTGATTGGCTGACGTGCCGCGGGGAGGCGGGGACGGCCCCGCCCCTGACGCGCTGCTTAAAGGCCAAAGGCGAAAGGGcgccccccagtgctcccagtgccccccagtatccccagtgctcccagtgttCCCAgtatccccagtgccccccagtgtcccccagtattcccagtgccccccagtgccccccacccaGCAAGGTCCCAGGTGCGGCTGGCCCTGGGACCTGGCACCCTGGGGACTCCTCGACACCGCAGAGCCCCCTGCACCCTAAATGCCCCCCTGCACCCCAATGCCCCCTTGCACCCCAAATGCCCCCCGCACCTCTAATGGCCCCTGCGCCTCTAATGCCCCTGGGTGCCCCTAAGTGCCCGCCTGCTCCCAAATGCCCTCATCACCCCTAAATCCCCCCTGCAACCCCAATGCCCCCGGCACCCCAGATGTCCCCTGCACCCCTATATGCCCATTGCACCCCTAAATGCCCCTGGGTGCCCCTTAATCCCCCCGCACCCCAAATGCCCCCTGCACCCCAAATGCCCCCCCTACACCCCTATATGCCCCTGGGCGCCCCTAAATGCCCCGGGCATCCCCAATGCCCCCTGCACCCCTAAATCCCCCCGCACCCCAAATGCCCCCGGATGCCCCCCCCgatcccccccgccccgccctggGCTCCGCGCGCCCCCGggtccccccgcccgcccgctcccccccgggtccccccgcCCGCCTGCTCCCCCGGGTCCTTCCGCCCGCCCGCTCAGCCCTCCCCGTCCCTCCCGCGCggtgcgcgcggcggcggcggcggcgcgcggctccTTTAAGGGGCGGAGCCcagcggccccggcctcggccccgccccgccgctccggcccccccggccccgccccgccccgccccgcccctcccgccgccgcaccgggcccggccccggccccggccccggcccggccccgcctttgtgcgccccggcccggccatgAGCCGCCGCTAGCGCGGCCCggtgctgcccgccgccgcccccggtcgggcccggtcccggccccggccccggcccccctccccGGTCGGGCCCGGTCGGGcccggtccccccccccgccgccccggtggGCCCCGGCCTCCCGGGGGTGAAGATGTCTTCGCGCTCCGCCCTGGCGCCGGGCAACGAACGCAACGCGGAcacggtgagcggcggcggcagggcccggtaccgggagcggcggcggtggcggcggcggggggggggcaccgggcgcggcaccggggggggggagggagggagcggcggGGCCTGCCGGGAGCTGCGGCCCGGACCCGcaccgggggcaccgggggggctgGGGCCGGTACCGGGGGGGAGCTGGGGCCGACACCGGGAGGTACCGGGAGGCCTGGGGCCGGTACCGGGAGGGCCTGGGGCCGGTACCGGCACCAGGGGAGACCGGGGGGGGTCTGAGGCCGGTACCGGAGAGCTGGGGCCGGCACCGGGGGGGTCTGGGGCCGACACCGGGAGGCACCGGGGGGTCTGAGGccggtacc includes:
- the EXOC3L2 gene encoding exocyst complex component 3-like protein 2; the protein is MPLLKKASKEEEEESGAGDPFASSPESRYRRRATLERLVGLAPFGRARRPAGAKAGGDGTEGGRARGLRRRSEDAGLLRRLPGRRGGGAEATAAAAAAVAGGERPAGKRGPLLRLALGSRPWRSSLAERPGGSQPHGSGGGGDGDGGDGGDGDGGDGGRRQEGRGRAGEPLSVLEILELIQRRELVAADEQIIALEAECAGPAAAAARGDGGDGGSGGRQARDVALLYEALLAQLWAVVAEAVPAGRPYPPLRGAVRVLQQEEEAERRRHHDRPPPAPACPRGHLRRRWQEAVGRAAGERLAAVASGTPGTLPARLTALGARLAGDMGTVRRHVAPAYPGDFGALAVYARAYHRALAQQLAALTHRPLPTPDLYALLDWHANGYPREVLGDPEVGALLQAQDLGPLLDPETQRGLESSCIAAVKAKVEVAMTQELQLSEDTWAEEATSDELEEGLATRVIGLLRAHVERAPQITPEFGMEMAHGLLGVLVAFLHSFQRKVERFLEAPGDATPMDGATGRAIALVNCCPPFRAFVERLAQFGHTESEELRRQAHATLDKVARLCNHVLTQRLFEDLKPYFHKLMKRKWLTSSEAFDNIVLLITSFAQKLRPLRPEPYQVLVNEVHRRVLIEYVRPLLQARLVCTSAKMRARVAARLGDEARQLRELFGRLDSASPWLDSAVPRLRELLVLEDTPSLQMEVAVLVRDFPDVRRKHVAAVLDVRGLRSQAARQDILAVVKDLEQGEGEPAPPRERAFFSEIAVTREVRCLPFNLQRLARLSRLRLRRPHLAERRAQARL